The Syntrophotalea acetylenivorans genome contains the following window.
ACGTCTGCTCGCCGTTATGCAAAGCCACCACCCGGTTACCGGGCAGCAGTGGCCGGCGGGTTACGGCATCGGCCAGCGACACTAAAGCCGCATACCCCTCCCCGCCGAAGGCAATAGATCGCCCCTGGCGCAGGGACCAGGAACAGAAACCGGCTTCAGCAGCCCCGCTGAAAGGCAGCTTTGCCTGCCAATCGCGAGCCCGCGTACGAATGCGGTTTATGCCAACCAACCAGTAACCCAGAGGGCCTAATCCCGGGAGGACACAACAGAAGACCACCCAGCCGAAGGCCGCGCGGGGATCCCGCTTGTGCAGCAGCACATGACCGACAGCGAGTAAAGAGAGTGCCGCCAAAGCGGCGAGGAGCAGTGCTTCCAGCAACGGACCTCCTCACAAAAGATGAAACCGGAAAGATCAGCGACGCAGGTTGGTAGCACAACGGGGACAAGTCAACATACTGGTGGAGGGGACCTTATGACCGCAGGTAGGGCAGTTGAACCAATAGCGGCAATACTTACACTGCTGTTCGGAAAGCCCCTGTTTTTTCTTGCACTTGGGGCATTTACGATACATCTTGCGATTTTCCATATAGTCGGCGAACAGCAGGCCACAGCTCGGACAGGCCTCGGCATCGCGGCGACGAATTTCCGCCCCGCAATTGGGTTGCGGGCAGACAAAGACCGTCTTGCAGGCACTACACCAGTATTTACCTTTTTTTTCTTCTTTGCAGACGGGGCATTTATCCATAATTCGACTCATTTTTCATAGGCTGCTATAAAACACCGGTCGACTTCAACCTCGTAAAGTTGAGGTCGACCGGCAGGAAAACAATTAAATTATCTTCTTGAACATCTTCGGACCGGCTTTACACACCGTACAGGGCACCTGCGGTTCGGCTTCGAGAGTGTTGCCGCAGATCAGGCAAACGTAGTAATCGACCGACGGGCTGCCGTCGAGGTTGTCCATCATTTTCTGGTAGAGATTGGCATGGACTTCCTCGACCTCATTGGCATAGCGAAAACTGCGCTCGGCGGCAGCAAAACCAGCGGAGGCCGCCGCTTCGATCATCGGCGGATACATCTCCTTGAACTCATGGGTCTCGCCGCTGACCGCTTCTTTGAGATTATCGAGGGTCTTACCGATGCCATCAAGGGCTCGAAGGTGAGCAAGGGCATGCACCGTTTCCGCTTCGGCGGCAGCCCGAAACAGCTTGGCCG
Protein-coding sequences here:
- a CDS encoding rubrerythrin family protein, with amino-acid sequence MADLTNSQTEKDLLDAFAGESQANRKYLAFAEQADKEGYPQAAKLFRAAAEAETVHALAHLRALDGIGKTLDNLKEAVSGETHEFKEMYPPMIEAAASAGFAAAERSFRYANEVEEVHANLYQKMMDNLDGSPSVDYYVCLICGNTLEAEPQVPCTVCKAGPKMFKKII